A window of the Pedobacter cryoconitis genome harbors these coding sequences:
- a CDS encoding CoA-binding protein, with protein MKNTLIIGASPNPARYAYLAAKMLTEKGHSIVNVGIKAGEVAGIPIEKPLAIHTDVDTITLYIGPHLQADYFDYILKTKPKRVIFNPGTENDELEALLKENKIEAVEACTLVLLSTGQY; from the coding sequence ATGAAGAACACATTAATTATAGGTGCAAGCCCTAATCCAGCAAGATATGCTTACCTGGCGGCGAAAATGCTGACAGAGAAAGGCCATTCAATTGTTAATGTAGGTATTAAAGCCGGTGAGGTTGCTGGTATTCCGATTGAGAAACCTTTAGCAATTCATACCGATGTAGATACGATTACTTTATATATCGGGCCACATTTACAGGCTGATTATTTTGATTATATTCTTAAAACAAAGCCAAAACGTGTGATTTTTAATCCCGGAACTGAAAATGATGAACTGGAAGCGTTATTAAAGGAGAACAAAATAGAAGCCGTTGAGGCTTGTACATTGGTTTTATTATCTACTGGTCAGTATTAA